One window of candidate division KSB1 bacterium genomic DNA carries:
- a CDS encoding YncE family protein has protein sequence MKKLAVYLIFSALILLCFGVNVEAKAKKYYVYVAAESEDEVAVVKFEGKTASVEKRIPVGVWPVEIEGPHGMTISPDGEYWYLSMAHGKPYGHVYKFKTGTDEMIARVELDLFPATMQISPATGFLYVVNFNLHGDHVPSTVSIVDPESMEEVYRVTTGVMPHGSRLSPDGLRHYSVAMMTDELYEIDAMSFEVSRTLYLAGESSANEHHMAGKEAMQHGKPKAKPTWVYPHPTKPQVYVANNGANEVVEVDLIDWKITRRFPTGKGPYNLEVSNDGKILVVSYKSEGATGIWDLKKGKELAKIPNSRKVSHGVVISPDSRYAFVSVEGKGGEPGAVDVFDLEKLKHVATAEVGKQAGGIAFWKMEE, from the coding sequence ATGAAAAAATTAGCAGTTTATTTGATTTTTTCGGCCTTAATTCTTTTATGCTTTGGCGTGAATGTTGAGGCTAAGGCGAAGAAGTATTATGTTTATGTTGCTGCTGAATCTGAGGATGAAGTTGCGGTCGTTAAATTTGAAGGTAAGACCGCCTCGGTGGAAAAGCGCATTCCCGTTGGCGTCTGGCCGGTGGAGATCGAAGGGCCGCACGGCATGACCATTAGCCCGGATGGTGAGTACTGGTACCTCTCCATGGCACATGGCAAACCTTATGGTCATGTCTACAAGTTTAAGACCGGCACCGATGAAATGATTGCCCGGGTCGAACTCGATTTGTTTCCCGCGACCATGCAAATTTCCCCTGCGACTGGATTTCTCTACGTAGTGAATTTCAACCTCCACGGTGACCATGTGCCAAGCACGGTCTCTATTGTCGATCCTGAATCCATGGAAGAAGTCTATCGTGTTACAACTGGCGTTATGCCGCATGGCTCACGCCTGTCACCCGATGGCCTCAGGCATTACTCAGTGGCGATGATGACCGATGAGTTGTATGAAATTGACGCTATGTCTTTTGAAGTAAGCCGCACCTTATATTTAGCTGGAGAATCGAGTGCGAATGAGCATCACATGGCCGGTAAGGAGGCAATGCAACACGGTAAACCTAAGGCAAAACCGACCTGGGTCTACCCTCATCCGACTAAGCCGCAGGTTTATGTGGCAAACAACGGCGCAAACGAAGTCGTCGAGGTCGATCTGATCGACTGGAAAATCACCCGCAGATTTCCGACCGGGAAGGGTCCTTACAACCTTGAAGTGAGCAACGATGGTAAAATACTGGTGGTAAGTTACAAGTCGGAAGGCGCGACGGGTATCTGGGATTTGAAAAAAGGCAAGGAACTGGCTAAAATCCCTAACAGCCGCAAAGTTTCGCACGGGGTCGTCATTTCCCCAGACAGCCGTTACGCCTTTGTCTCTGTTGAAGGCAAGGGCGGTGAGCCCGGCGCGGTTGATGTGTTCGATTTAGAGAAACTCAAACATGTTGCGACCGCGGAGGTTGGTAAACAGGCGGGGGGGATTGCATTCTGGAAGATGGAAGAGTAG
- a CDS encoding toxin-antitoxin system HicB family antitoxin codes for MAKLQLRLPESIHNKVRRIAKKEKLSINQLLVNSISSEIIRYETMKFFEDRSKNFNENDFLDALKQIPEIEPEEQDKFNIER; via the coding sequence ATGGCTAAACTACAACTTCGTTTGCCGGAATCAATTCATAATAAAGTTAGAAGAATTGCTAAAAAAGAAAAATTGTCTATAAATCAGTTATTAGTCAATTCAATTTCTAGTGAGATTATACGATACGAAACTATGAAATTCTTTGAGGATCGTTCAAAGAATTTTAATGAGAACGATTTTCTAGACGCTTTAAAGCAGATTCCTGAAATCGAGCCCGAAGAACAGGACAAATTTAATATTGAACGTTGA
- a CDS encoding putative toxin-antitoxin system toxin component, PIN family encodes MRFEIIFSIVAYMILKRVVIDTCIIESSLRSKFGASYQLLKNVHTHQFRFGISVSLFLEYEYRIEKLFMEGILKISEKAKNSILKALAFYGDEVPIYYKLRPNLKDENDNMVFECAVNYNSDFLITHNVKDFHKGDLSAYQLKIITPQKFLQEVRNG; translated from the coding sequence TTGCGTTTTGAAATAATATTTAGTATAGTTGCATATATGATACTAAAAAGAGTGGTTATTGATACTTGTATAATTGAGTCGTCGCTTCGAAGCAAATTTGGTGCAAGTTACCAGCTTTTGAAAAATGTTCATACTCATCAATTTAGATTTGGGATTTCGGTTTCATTATTTTTAGAATACGAATACAGAATCGAAAAACTTTTTATGGAAGGTATACTAAAAATTTCCGAAAAAGCTAAAAATTCAATTCTTAAAGCCCTCGCATTCTACGGAGATGAGGTGCCCATATACTACAAACTTAGACCTAACCTAAAAGATGAAAACGATAATATGGTATTTGAATGTGCTGTGAATTATAATTCTGATTTTCTTATTACTCATAATGTTAAAGACTTTCATAAAGGAGACTTATCTGCTTATCAATTAAAGATTATAACCCCACAAAAATTTCTTCAGGAGGTACGCAATGGCTAA
- the uvrA gene encoding excinuclease ABC subunit UvrA produces the protein MSNKIIIKGAREHNLKNIDLELPRDKLVVITGLSGSGKSSLAFDTIYAEGQRRYVESLSAYARQFLGLMEKPDVDYIEGLSPAISIEQRKASQNPRSTVGTVTEIYDYLRLLFARIGKPYCYNCGKPIQRQTVQQIVDTVLGMEQDTKIQVLAPVIRGRKGEYREVFEGARRDGFVRVRVDDTVHDLSDEIKLEKNKKHNIEIIVDRLVVSSKIESRLAESLETALTIASGIVLIDVLNGKQNGASKELLFSEHFACVDCSISYEELAPRMFSFNSPYGACSSCNGLGTTMEVDPDLIIPDEKLSLRQGALSKWAVSEDGWYSNQLQAVSQHYEIDMDKPWEALDASQKKILLFGSNGEEIRFQYESKNRKTHAEFTSTYEGIIPNLMRRHKQTESNHVRSWIESFMNVKSCPDCNGQRLRKEALAVRIGGKNIQQVTEMSIKFAHEYFAKLKLNKREQEIARQIMKEIRDRLGFLVNVGLDYLTLNRRAGTLSGGEAQRIRLATQVGSQLVGVLYILDEPSIGLHQRDNKRLLNTLTKLRDLGNTVLVVEHDQETIERADFVVDLGPGAGTHGGNIVATGTPKDILANKKSLTGQYLAGTRMIPVPKKRRKGNENFLSLQGAAGNNLKKVDVKIPMGIFNCVTGVSGSGKSTLINETLYRILAKHFYRSKKAPLEYGKISGLEFIDKVIDIDQSPIGRTPRSNPATYTGLFTYIRDLLAQLPEAKIRGYKPGRFSFNVKGGRCQACEGDGLIKIEMHFLPDVYVKCEICKGKRYNRETLEIKYRGQSVADMLDMTVSEALIFFENIPKIKRKLQTLFDVGLGYIHLGQQATTLSGGEAQRVKLSTELSKVSTSQTLYILDEPTTGLHFEDIKMLLSVLNRLVDKGNTVIVIEHNLDVIKTADNIIDLGPEGGDGGGRIIAEGTPEQVAKTKGSYTGEFLKREFSK, from the coding sequence ATGTCAAATAAAATCATTATAAAAGGCGCACGAGAGCATAATCTAAAAAATATCGATCTTGAACTTCCCCGAGACAAATTGGTGGTAATTACCGGCCTATCCGGGTCAGGTAAGTCATCGCTGGCTTTTGATACCATTTATGCAGAGGGTCAGCGCAGGTACGTAGAGTCCTTGTCTGCTTATGCCCGTCAATTTTTAGGCTTGATGGAAAAACCGGACGTTGATTATATCGAGGGATTGTCGCCGGCGATTTCGATTGAGCAGCGCAAGGCCAGCCAGAACCCCCGTTCAACCGTTGGCACAGTTACTGAAATTTACGACTACCTGCGATTGCTGTTTGCAAGGATCGGCAAACCTTACTGCTACAACTGCGGCAAACCGATCCAAAGGCAAACCGTTCAGCAGATTGTCGATACGGTGCTTGGTATGGAGCAGGATACCAAAATTCAGGTTCTGGCTCCGGTTATTCGCGGCCGAAAGGGTGAGTATCGCGAAGTTTTTGAAGGCGCGCGCCGGGATGGTTTCGTCCGCGTGCGGGTTGATGACACGGTCCATGATCTGTCAGATGAGATAAAACTGGAAAAAAACAAAAAGCACAATATTGAAATCATCGTCGACCGTCTTGTGGTTAGTTCCAAGATTGAATCCAGGTTAGCTGAGTCGCTTGAAACCGCGCTGACAATTGCCTCTGGAATCGTGCTCATCGACGTGTTGAATGGCAAGCAGAATGGCGCATCAAAAGAGCTGCTTTTCAGCGAGCACTTTGCCTGTGTTGATTGTAGCATTTCCTATGAAGAACTTGCCCCGCGCATGTTTTCTTTCAACAGTCCATATGGCGCCTGTTCATCTTGCAACGGTCTCGGTACCACCATGGAAGTTGATCCTGATTTAATTATTCCGGATGAAAAACTTTCTTTACGGCAAGGCGCCCTGTCCAAATGGGCCGTTAGTGAAGACGGCTGGTATTCAAATCAATTGCAGGCGGTTTCCCAACACTACGAAATTGATATGGATAAACCGTGGGAGGCTCTCGACGCCTCTCAAAAGAAGATTTTGCTGTTCGGTTCAAATGGCGAAGAAATTCGTTTTCAGTATGAATCAAAAAACAGAAAGACGCATGCGGAATTCACCAGCACTTACGAGGGCATTATTCCGAATTTAATGCGGCGACACAAACAAACAGAGTCGAATCACGTTCGATCCTGGATCGAGTCTTTTATGAACGTCAAATCCTGTCCGGACTGTAATGGGCAACGTTTGCGGAAAGAAGCGCTTGCGGTGCGGATTGGCGGCAAGAATATCCAACAGGTCACCGAAATGTCTATCAAGTTTGCTCACGAATACTTCGCTAAACTAAAACTCAATAAACGCGAGCAGGAAATCGCCCGGCAAATTATGAAAGAAATCCGCGATCGGCTTGGTTTTTTAGTGAATGTCGGGTTGGACTATCTGACTTTAAATCGCAGGGCAGGCACCCTTTCCGGGGGTGAGGCCCAACGTATTCGCCTGGCGACTCAGGTTGGGTCACAGCTGGTTGGCGTTCTTTACATTCTGGATGAACCCTCCATCGGCCTGCACCAACGTGACAATAAGCGGCTTCTTAATACCCTGACTAAGCTTCGTGATTTGGGAAATACAGTCCTTGTCGTTGAGCATGATCAGGAAACTATCGAAAGGGCGGACTTCGTAGTTGACCTGGGACCGGGAGCTGGGACCCACGGTGGAAATATTGTGGCAACCGGCACACCTAAAGATATTTTAGCCAATAAAAAGTCACTCACCGGGCAATACCTGGCCGGCACGAGAATGATCCCCGTCCCCAAGAAACGCCGAAAGGGCAATGAAAATTTTCTTTCATTGCAAGGAGCTGCCGGTAATAATCTTAAAAAAGTCGATGTGAAAATACCAATGGGGATTTTCAACTGCGTGACCGGTGTTTCCGGGTCAGGCAAAAGCACCCTTATAAATGAAACTCTTTATCGCATCCTGGCCAAGCATTTCTATCGCAGCAAGAAAGCGCCGCTTGAATATGGAAAAATTTCCGGACTTGAGTTTATCGACAAAGTTATTGATATTGATCAATCGCCGATTGGGCGTACCCCACGATCCAACCCGGCAACTTATACCGGACTCTTTACTTACATTCGTGATTTGCTGGCCCAGCTTCCCGAAGCCAAAATTCGTGGGTACAAACCCGGACGTTTTAGCTTTAACGTTAAAGGCGGACGCTGTCAGGCTTGCGAAGGGGATGGTCTTATCAAAATCGAGATGCACTTTCTGCCGGATGTTTACGTTAAGTGTGAAATCTGCAAGGGTAAACGCTACAACCGGGAGACTCTCGAAATCAAATACAGAGGTCAATCCGTTGCCGATATGTTGGACATGACCGTGAGCGAAGCGCTGATATTTTTTGAAAATATTCCCAAAATCAAAAGAAAGCTGCAGACGCTTTTCGACGTTGGCTTGGGCTACATTCACCTGGGCCAGCAGGCCACCACACTGTCCGGCGGCGAAGCACAACGCGTGAAGCTCTCAACCGAGCTTTCCAAAGTCAGTACCAGTCAAACCCTTTACATCTTGGATGAACCGACTACCGGGCTTCATTTTGAAGATATCAAAATGCTTCTCTCAGTCCTGAACCGGTTGGTTGACAAAGGAAACACCGTTATCGTCATTGAACACAATCTGGACGTCATTAAAACAGCCGATAATATTATCGACTTAGGCCCGGAAGGCGGCGATGGTGGTGGCCGGATTATTGCTGAAGGAACTCCAGAACAGGTGGCAAAAACCAAAGGATCGTATACCGGTGAGTTTCTAAAAAGGGAATTCTCAAAGTAA
- a CDS encoding alpha/beta fold hydrolase: MLLTILFSLVPIIFLISIFIIGFSWYIAADSLKPVNLSKTKTPGDHQLPFENFSVVSDGLTLKGWFIPVQNASKKSKAPPIILTHGWGGNSEKMLPQAEYLNRAGFNIILYDLRGHGDSDPVELTSLNRMLRDFDKIMEYVLSRAEVDENAIGLMGHSIGAAASILKASQDERVKAVVSSSSFADFDYLAEQTVRSRGLRRFPFQFFVKIFWRKLAGVALETISPVYQIGKIAIPLLLIHGDQDEVISAGEFEKLSKSAKKAEKFLIKGVGHSDLYLHTEFCKKTTDFFTSNLL; encoded by the coding sequence ATGCTTCTAACAATTCTCTTCTCTTTAGTTCCCATTATATTTCTCATAAGTATCTTTATTATCGGGTTTTCGTGGTACATAGCAGCGGACAGTCTTAAGCCAGTTAATCTGTCAAAAACTAAAACTCCCGGCGATCACCAATTACCATTTGAGAATTTTTCAGTTGTAAGCGACGGTTTGACTTTAAAAGGTTGGTTTATTCCGGTCCAAAATGCTTCAAAAAAATCTAAAGCGCCGCCGATTATTTTGACCCACGGTTGGGGTGGAAACTCAGAAAAGATGTTGCCGCAGGCTGAGTATCTGAATCGAGCTGGTTTCAACATAATCCTATACGACCTGCGCGGACATGGTGACAGTGATCCGGTCGAACTTACTTCCTTAAATCGCATGCTGCGAGATTTCGATAAAATTATGGAGTATGTGCTAAGCAGAGCCGAAGTAGATGAAAATGCGATTGGATTAATGGGGCACTCAATCGGAGCGGCGGCTTCAATATTAAAGGCAAGTCAAGACGAGCGGGTTAAGGCAGTGGTTAGCAGCTCAAGCTTTGCTGACTTCGACTACCTTGCAGAGCAAACTGTTCGTTCTCGCGGCCTGCGCCGTTTCCCCTTTCAATTTTTTGTAAAAATATTTTGGAGAAAGCTCGCCGGTGTTGCCCTTGAAACCATCAGTCCGGTCTACCAAATCGGAAAAATTGCAATACCGCTCTTGCTAATTCATGGAGACCAGGACGAGGTTATTTCTGCAGGAGAATTTGAGAAACTTTCCAAAAGTGCAAAAAAAGCTGAAAAATTTCTGATAAAAGGAGTAGGGCATTCCGATCTTTACCTGCACACAGAGTTTTGCAAAAAAACTACGGACTTCTTTACATCAAATTTGCTCTAA
- a CDS encoding patatin-like phospholipase family protein, giving the protein MSKRKSKIALCLAGGGISGSMYEVGCLRALDEFFEAPNSINDFDIFVGISAGAVIAPLIANGYSPDEMYKGICTNSNSGLNFQRKNIYDLRWSEVFRAFAPLFKRLPGLIRYGWINRKQASFMDLLSIMQEFIPPGIFSMNNLDKLMAGLLYPEGKTNDFRNLKKELYIPATELDTGKRWVFGEDDKTVPISKAVAASAAIPIFFRPVSINGRDFIDGSTGQVSHVDIAIRNGAKLIIIINPTVPFENDKTKLSLPTFNGNLGSIKDKGMGLISDQARRIETLTRFKFGLKRFRQENPNIDIVIFQPMSSDEMLFLTGVMDFESRKSILNYGYYSTLAEMKLNFSKYEEIFKKHGIKLKSEILQK; this is encoded by the coding sequence ATGTCAAAGCGCAAAAGTAAAATTGCTTTGTGCCTTGCCGGCGGCGGCATCAGTGGCTCAATGTATGAAGTCGGCTGCCTAAGAGCATTGGATGAATTTTTTGAAGCCCCGAATTCTATTAATGATTTTGATATTTTTGTGGGAATCAGTGCCGGTGCGGTTATCGCGCCCCTGATAGCCAACGGCTATTCACCTGACGAGATGTATAAGGGAATTTGCACAAATAGTAATTCCGGGTTGAATTTTCAGAGAAAGAATATTTATGATCTGCGCTGGTCGGAAGTTTTCAGGGCTTTTGCTCCTCTTTTTAAGCGTTTGCCGGGTTTGATTCGATACGGCTGGATCAATCGCAAACAAGCGAGTTTCATGGATCTTCTTTCTATCATGCAGGAATTTATTCCACCGGGTATTTTCTCCATGAATAACCTGGACAAACTCATGGCCGGCCTGCTCTACCCGGAAGGGAAGACCAATGATTTTCGTAATTTGAAAAAAGAGCTTTATATTCCCGCTACAGAGTTAGATACCGGGAAGCGTTGGGTTTTTGGTGAAGATGATAAAACCGTGCCTATTTCAAAAGCGGTGGCGGCTTCTGCAGCAATCCCCATTTTTTTTCGACCCGTGAGTATTAATGGACGCGATTTCATCGACGGTTCGACCGGACAGGTCTCGCATGTCGACATCGCCATCCGAAATGGCGCTAAACTCATCATTATCATCAACCCGACGGTTCCTTTCGAAAATGACAAAACGAAATTAAGCTTACCTACTTTCAACGGAAATTTGGGGAGTATCAAAGATAAAGGAATGGGGTTGATTAGCGACCAGGCGCGCCGGATCGAAACCTTAACCCGTTTTAAATTCGGATTGAAGCGATTCAGACAAGAGAACCCGAATATCGATATTGTAATTTTTCAACCGATGTCTTCAGATGAAATGTTATTTTTAACGGGCGTAATGGACTTCGAATCTCGTAAATCAATTCTAAACTACGGCTACTACTCGACTTTAGCTGAAATGAAATTAAACTTCTCGAAGTATGAGGAAATATTTAAGAAGCATGGTATTAAGTTGAAGTCGGAAATTTTGCAGAAATAG
- a CDS encoding response regulator → MQIYLALCDAYKVEIAENVESAMYLLRKTKPEILLLDYKLDQFTSNGKTGVDFIRKVKKKYIDLKVMMIMDNNDQIQIQEHGADEVLYKPIKNRNLISNVRRLAGATA, encoded by the coding sequence ATGCAAATCTACTTAGCGCTTTGTGATGCGTACAAAGTAGAAATTGCTGAAAACGTTGAATCGGCTATGTACCTGCTCCGAAAAACCAAACCTGAAATTTTACTTCTTGATTATAAATTAGATCAATTTACGTCAAACGGAAAAACCGGCGTTGATTTCATTAGGAAAGTTAAGAAAAAATACATCGATCTCAAGGTCATGATGATTATGGACAACAATGATCAAATCCAGATCCAGGAACACGGGGCTGATGAGGTTCTTTATAAACCGATCAAAAATAGAAACTTAATTTCAAATGTGAGAAGATTAGCAGGTGCAACTGCTTAA